From Vicinamibacteria bacterium:
CCGGAGTACACCGGCAACGTTACCGCGCTCGGGGTCTTGCGCCTCCTCGACGCCCTGCGCGAGCTGGGCTTCTCCGCCCGCGTGTACCAGGCGGGCAGCTCGGAAATGTACGGCCTCGTCCAGGAGACGCCCCAGACGGAGCGCACGCCCTTCCATCCCCGCTCGCCCTACGGGGTGTCCAAGGTCTTCGGCCATTGGACCGCGATCAACTACCGGGAAGGCTACGGCATGCACGTCTCCAACGGCATCCTCTTCAACCACGAGTCGCCCCGGCGGGGGGAGAACTTTGTGACCCGCAAGATCACCATGGGCCTGGCCGCGATCAAGAAGGGGAAGACCCGCGAGCTGCGGCTCGGGAACCTGGAGGCCCGCCGGGACTGGGGCTTTGCCAAGGACTACGCCGAGGCCATGTGGCTCATGCTCCAGCGCGATAAGCCGGACGACTACGTGGTGGCCACGGGGGAGAACCACTCCGTGCGGGAGTTCCTGGAGGAGGCCTTTTCCTACGCCGGCCTCGATTGGCGGGAGTACGTGAAGGTGGACCCCAAGTACTTTCGCCCCGCGGAGGTGGATCTGCTTCTCGGCGACCCCGCCAAGGCCCAAAAGGTCCTGGGCTGGAAGACCCGGGTCGGATTCCGGGAGCTCGTCCGCCTCATGGTAGACGCGGACATGGAGGGGCAGGGCCGCTAGGCGGCGGGGACGGGGCCGGCCTTGGTCTCGATGAGCGCGTCCAGCTCCTGCTTCAGGCGGCCCAGGATCTCGTCGTAGGTGAACATCCCCACCGTCTCCGTCTGGCGCTTCAGGTTGACGTGGGTGGG
This genomic window contains:
- the gmd gene encoding GDP-mannose 4,6-dehydratase, encoding MAAKKAFITGITGQDGSYLAELLLEKGYEVHGLVRRSSSFNTWRIDHVRDHLILHYGDLVDQNSLIRTLEGVSPDEVYNLAAQSHVKVSFEMPEYTGNVTALGVLRLLDALRELGFSARVYQAGSSEMYGLVQETPQTERTPFHPRSPYGVSKVFGHWTAINYREGYGMHVSNGILFNHESPRRGENFVTRKITMGLAAIKKGKTRELRLGNLEARRDWGFAKDYAEAMWLMLQRDKPDDYVVATGENHSVREFLEEAFSYAGLDWREYVKVDPKYFRPAEVDLLLGDPAKAQKVLGWKTRVGFRELVRLMVDADMEGQGR